One Streptosporangium sp. NBC_01495 DNA window includes the following coding sequences:
- a CDS encoding NAD(P)H-binding protein, which produces MILVTGATGKVGGQVVAQLLDAGVAVRALTRDPASATLPEGAEVVRGDLADPATLDDALDGVESVFLVWPTFSADHAAPAAVETIAKHARGIVYLSARGVPDPTPGAPEQDPNSILGSHALMERLIERSGLEWTFLRPGGFAANTLMWASQIRDTGTVRWLHGAASRALIHERDIAAAGVSVLTGTGHAGARYVLSGPETLTQIEQVTAIGEAIGRPIRWEELPPEIALRGLLDQGWSPAAAEELTGAYARMVAYPESTTSAVEELTGRPATPFRQWAADHADDFR; this is translated from the coding sequence ATGATTCTGGTCACCGGAGCGACCGGCAAGGTTGGCGGGCAGGTCGTGGCCCAGCTCCTCGACGCGGGCGTCGCCGTGCGCGCGCTGACCCGCGACCCCGCGTCCGCCACTCTCCCGGAGGGCGCCGAGGTCGTACGCGGCGACCTGGCCGACCCCGCCACGCTGGACGACGCCCTGGACGGGGTCGAGTCGGTGTTCCTCGTCTGGCCCACCTTCTCGGCCGACCACGCGGCACCCGCGGCCGTCGAGACGATCGCCAAGCACGCGCGCGGCATCGTCTACCTCTCCGCACGCGGCGTTCCCGATCCCACCCCAGGCGCGCCCGAGCAGGACCCGAACTCGATCCTCGGCTCCCACGCCCTCATGGAGCGGCTGATCGAACGGTCCGGGCTGGAGTGGACGTTCCTGCGGCCCGGCGGGTTCGCCGCCAACACCCTGATGTGGGCCTCGCAGATCCGGGACACCGGCACCGTCCGCTGGCTGCACGGAGCCGCTTCCAGGGCACTGATCCACGAACGGGACATCGCCGCCGCCGGGGTGAGCGTGCTCACCGGCACCGGCCACGCCGGGGCGAGGTACGTGCTGAGCGGCCCCGAGACCCTGACCCAGATCGAGCAGGTGACCGCCATCGGCGAGGCCATCGGCCGGCCGATCCGCTGGGAGGAGCTCCCGCCCGAGATCGCACTGCGCGGGCTGCTCGACCAGGGCTGGTCACCCGCGGCGGCGGAGGAACTGACCGGCGCGTACGCGCGGATGGTGGCATACCCCGAGTCGACCACCTCCGCGGTGGAGGAACTCACCGGGAGACCGGCCACCCCCTTCCGGCAGTGGGCGGCCGACCACGCTGACGACTTCCGCTGA
- a CDS encoding ABC transporter ATP-binding protein produces MTFGPSARRLMRRLDPDRPKLLAVIALAVTSVVLNVVGPKILGHATDLIFTGVIGKQLPPGTTPEQAIAAARAAGNDNFANLLAGMDFVPGRGIDFGALGTVLLWVLGIYLAASAFAWIQGYILNDVVQRTVFRLREDVEDKLNRLPLRFFDGQPRGELLSRVTNDIDNVSQTLQQTMSQLLTSLLTVIGVLAMMFVISPLLALIALITIPLSMVVTAQIAKRSQKHFVAQWAHTGSLNAHIEEAFTGHELVKVFGRRPEVEEVFRQRNEELFKASFGAQFVSGIIMPMMMFIGNLNYVAIAVVGGVRVATGSMSLGDVQAFIQYSRQFTQPLTQAASMANLLQSGVASAERVFELLDAEEQAPDPATPVPPTVRQGRVEFDRVSFSYDPEQPLIEDLSLVAEPGHTVAIVGPTGAGKTTLVNLVMRFYELDSGRITLDGVDITAMRRDDLRSHIGMVLQDTWLFGGTIRENIAYGNPQATEEQIQAAARATFVDRFVRTLPDGYDTVIDEEGSNVSAGEKQLLTIARAFLANPSLLILDEATSSVDTRTEVLVQHAMAALRSDRTSFVIAHRLSTIRDADLILVMDAGRIVEHGTHDELLTARGAYHRLYSAQFSGAVVTDGEEAAVR; encoded by the coding sequence ATGACCTTCGGGCCGTCCGCGCGACGGCTGATGCGGCGCCTGGACCCCGACCGCCCGAAACTGCTGGCCGTGATCGCCCTCGCCGTGACCAGCGTGGTGCTGAACGTCGTCGGACCGAAGATCCTCGGTCACGCGACGGACCTGATCTTCACCGGGGTGATCGGCAAGCAGCTGCCCCCGGGGACGACCCCCGAGCAGGCGATCGCCGCCGCCCGCGCGGCGGGCAACGACAACTTCGCCAACCTGCTCGCGGGGATGGACTTCGTACCGGGCCGGGGCATCGACTTCGGCGCGCTGGGCACGGTCCTGCTGTGGGTCCTGGGGATCTACCTCGCGGCGTCGGCCTTCGCCTGGATCCAGGGCTACATACTCAACGACGTGGTGCAGCGCACCGTGTTCCGGCTGCGCGAGGACGTCGAGGACAAGCTGAACCGGCTCCCTCTGCGGTTCTTCGACGGACAGCCGCGCGGCGAGCTGCTCAGCCGGGTCACCAACGACATCGACAACGTGTCCCAGACCCTGCAGCAGACGATGAGCCAGCTGCTGACCTCGCTGCTGACCGTGATCGGCGTGCTGGCGATGATGTTCGTGATCTCGCCGCTGCTCGCGCTGATCGCCCTGATCACCATCCCGCTGTCGATGGTCGTCACCGCGCAGATCGCGAAGCGCTCGCAGAAGCACTTCGTCGCGCAGTGGGCCCACACCGGCAGCCTGAACGCGCACATCGAGGAGGCGTTCACCGGCCACGAGCTCGTGAAGGTGTTCGGACGCCGTCCCGAGGTCGAGGAGGTGTTCAGGCAGCGGAACGAGGAGCTGTTCAAGGCCAGTTTCGGCGCCCAATTCGTCTCCGGGATCATCATGCCGATGATGATGTTCATCGGGAACCTCAACTACGTCGCCATCGCCGTCGTCGGCGGCGTGCGGGTCGCCACCGGGTCGATGAGCCTGGGCGACGTGCAGGCGTTCATCCAGTACTCGCGGCAGTTCACCCAGCCGCTGACCCAGGCCGCCTCGATGGCCAACCTGCTGCAGTCGGGGGTCGCCTCGGCCGAGCGGGTCTTCGAGCTGCTCGACGCCGAGGAGCAGGCCCCGGACCCCGCGACCCCGGTGCCTCCCACCGTCAGGCAGGGCCGCGTCGAGTTCGACCGCGTGTCCTTCAGCTACGACCCGGAGCAGCCTCTCATCGAGGACCTCTCCCTGGTGGCCGAACCCGGGCACACGGTCGCGATCGTCGGCCCGACCGGCGCGGGCAAGACCACCCTGGTCAACCTCGTCATGCGCTTCTACGAGCTGGACTCGGGACGGATCACCCTCGACGGCGTGGACATCACCGCGATGCGCCGTGACGACCTGCGCTCGCACATCGGCATGGTGCTCCAGGACACCTGGCTGTTCGGCGGCACCATCCGCGAGAACATCGCCTACGGCAACCCCCAGGCCACCGAGGAGCAGATCCAGGCCGCCGCGCGGGCCACGTTCGTCGACCGGTTCGTACGCACCCTGCCCGACGGCTACGACACCGTGATCGACGAGGAGGGGAGCAACGTCAGCGCCGGGGAGAAGCAGCTGCTGACCATCGCCCGCGCCTTCCTCGCCAACCCGTCCCTGCTCATCCTGGACGAGGCCACCAGCTCGGTCGACACCCGCACCGAGGTCCTGGTGCAGCACGCCATGGCCGCCCTCCGCTCGGACCGCACCAGCTTCGTCATCGCCCACCGGCTGTCCACCATCCGCGACGCCGACCTCATCCTGGTGATGGACGCGGGACGCATCGTCGAGCACGGCACCCACGACGAGCTGCTCACCGCCCGGGGCGCCTACCACCGCCTGTACTCGGCGCAGTTCAGCGGCGCCGTGGTCACGGACGGCGAGGAGGCCGCCGTACGCTGA
- a CDS encoding ABC transporter ATP-binding protein has product MLTRLLRTYLRPYSWALTAVVVLQLVGTIASLYLPSLNADIIDQGVATGDTGYILSAGGWMLLVSLVQIACSIAAVYYGSLAAMGFGRDVRSAVFHQVGGFSAREVSQFGAPSLITRGTNDVQQVQMLVVMTCTMLVAAPIMGVGGIVMALRQDLGLSWLMLVCVPALLVSIGLIIVRMVPQFRAMQDRIDLVNRVLREQLTGIRVVRAFVREREETRRFAEANQALTDTSLRVGRLTALIFPTVMLILNVSSIAVLWFGAARVDSGQMQVGALTAFLMYLMQILMAMMMATFISMMIPRAAVCAERIVEVLDTDSSVTPPRDPVRQVSERAELEMRDVEFRYPGAAAPVLSGISFRATAGQTTAVIGSTGSGKTTLISLIPRLFDATSGTVSVDGVDIRDLDPQTLWTRIGLVPQKPYLFSGTVASNLRYGNPDASDAELWEALEIAQARDFVEAMPEGLEAPVAQGGTNVSGGQRQRLAIARALVSKPEIYLFDDSFSALDLATDARLRAALRPHTAEAAVVIVGQRVSTIADADQIIVLDDGVIVGLGTHDELLDSCPTYLEIVESQLAAETAA; this is encoded by the coding sequence ATGCTGACCCGTCTGCTCCGTACGTACCTGCGCCCCTACTCGTGGGCGCTGACCGCCGTGGTGGTGCTGCAACTGGTCGGTACCATCGCCTCCCTGTACCTGCCCAGCCTGAACGCCGACATCATCGACCAGGGCGTCGCCACCGGCGACACCGGCTACATCCTGTCCGCCGGCGGCTGGATGCTGCTCGTCTCCCTCGTGCAGATCGCCTGCTCCATCGCGGCGGTCTACTACGGCTCCCTCGCGGCCATGGGGTTCGGGCGGGACGTCCGCTCGGCCGTCTTCCACCAGGTCGGCGGGTTCTCCGCCAGGGAGGTCTCCCAGTTCGGGGCCCCCTCGCTGATCACCCGCGGCACGAACGACGTGCAGCAGGTCCAGATGCTCGTCGTGATGACCTGCACGATGCTGGTCGCCGCCCCGATCATGGGCGTCGGCGGCATCGTCATGGCACTGCGTCAGGACCTCGGCCTGTCATGGCTCATGCTGGTCTGCGTCCCCGCGCTGCTGGTCTCGATCGGCCTGATCATCGTCCGCATGGTTCCCCAGTTCCGTGCGATGCAGGACCGCATCGACCTGGTCAACCGGGTGCTGCGCGAGCAGCTCACCGGCATCCGCGTGGTGCGCGCCTTCGTCCGCGAGCGCGAGGAGACCCGCAGGTTCGCCGAGGCCAACCAGGCGCTGACCGACACGTCACTGCGCGTCGGGCGGCTGACCGCGCTCATCTTCCCCACCGTGATGCTGATCCTCAACGTCTCCAGCATCGCCGTGCTCTGGTTCGGGGCCGCGCGGGTGGACAGCGGCCAGATGCAGGTCGGCGCCCTCACCGCGTTCCTCATGTACCTGATGCAGATCCTCATGGCGATGATGATGGCCACCTTCATCTCGATGATGATCCCGCGCGCCGCGGTCTGTGCCGAGCGCATCGTCGAGGTGCTCGACACCGACTCGTCGGTGACACCGCCCCGCGACCCCGTACGGCAGGTGAGCGAACGCGCCGAGCTGGAGATGCGCGACGTCGAGTTCCGCTACCCGGGCGCGGCGGCACCGGTGCTGTCCGGCATCTCCTTTCGCGCGACCGCGGGACAGACCACCGCCGTCATCGGCAGCACGGGCTCCGGCAAGACGACGCTGATCTCCCTGATACCCCGGCTGTTCGACGCCACCTCCGGCACGGTGTCGGTCGACGGCGTCGACATCCGTGACCTCGACCCCCAGACGCTCTGGACACGCATCGGCCTGGTGCCGCAGAAGCCGTACCTGTTCAGCGGGACCGTCGCGAGCAACCTGCGGTACGGCAACCCGGACGCGAGCGACGCGGAGCTGTGGGAGGCGCTGGAGATCGCCCAGGCCCGCGACTTCGTCGAGGCGATGCCGGAAGGCCTGGAGGCGCCCGTCGCGCAGGGCGGCACGAACGTGTCCGGCGGGCAGCGGCAGCGGCTGGCCATCGCCAGGGCGCTGGTCAGCAAGCCCGAGATCTACCTGTTCGACGACTCGTTCTCGGCCCTCGACCTGGCAACCGACGCGCGGCTGCGGGCGGCCCTGCGCCCGCACACCGCCGAGGCCGCCGTCGTCATCGTCGGCCAGCGGGTCTCCACCATCGCCGACGCCGACCAGATCATCGTGCTGGACGACGGCGTGATCGTCGGCCTGGGGACCCACGACGAGCTGCTGGATTCCTGCCCCACGTACCTAGAGATCGTCGAGTCCCAACTAGCCGCGGAGACCGCAGCATGA
- a CDS encoding TetR/AcrR family transcriptional regulator, translating into MTSTSSQRAAPLPPDERRAALIASTLSLVLAEGPGVSTRQIAQAAGVAEGTIFRVFTTKDELVNAAIASAFDSSPLLSELEAIDRTTPLDVRLVAAVEILQRRTARIFRLVDAIGLGAVEAGRNHQNLSEESALTRQALTDLIEPARERLQCEPREAARRLQLLTIACSHPRLVENDPMATSEIVSMLLDGVRLRPTAPEPLP; encoded by the coding sequence GTGACCTCGACCTCCTCCCAGCGGGCCGCCCCCCTGCCCCCCGACGAGCGGCGCGCGGCGCTCATCGCGTCCACCCTGTCGCTCGTGCTCGCCGAGGGCCCCGGCGTGAGCACCCGGCAGATCGCGCAGGCCGCGGGCGTGGCCGAGGGGACGATCTTCCGGGTCTTCACCACCAAGGACGAGCTGGTGAACGCGGCCATCGCCAGCGCCTTCGACTCCTCCCCGTTGCTGAGCGAGCTGGAGGCCATCGACCGTACGACTCCCCTGGACGTCCGGCTCGTCGCGGCGGTCGAGATCCTGCAGCGGCGGACCGCGCGCATCTTTCGTCTGGTGGACGCGATAGGGCTGGGAGCCGTCGAAGCCGGTCGCAACCACCAGAACCTCTCCGAGGAGAGCGCCCTCACCAGGCAGGCGCTCACCGACCTGATCGAGCCCGCCCGCGAGCGGCTACAGTGCGAACCGCGTGAGGCCGCGCGCCGGCTGCAGCTGCTGACCATCGCGTGCAGCCATCCCCGGCTCGTCGAGAACGACCCGATGGCCACCTCGGAGATCGTCTCCATGCTGCTCGACGGGGTACGCCTGCGCCCCACCGCCCCCGAACCGCTTCCCTGA
- the glyA gene encoding serine hydroxymethyltransferase, translating to MPRALAHRPWVPAATEDRVRSVLKAVTDQSASSVQSEIERLVADNHRIHDIESVNLNPATNIMNPRAEALLSANLGSRPSLGYPGEKYEMGLEAIEQIEIVAAELAAEVFGAGYAEVRVGSGALANLYTFMATCEPGDTIIAPPASIGGHVTHHQPGAAGLYGLKTVPAPVTSDGYTVDVDALRELAGRVRPKLITIGGSLNLFHHPVARIREIADSVGARVLFDAAHLCGMIAGRAWPQPLDEGAHLITMSTYKSLGGPAGGLIVTDDAELAQRLDAIAYPGLTANFDAGKTAALAMTMLDWKAAGPAYARAMVATARRLADELLALGVPVFAADRGCTRSHQFAVLAHRYGGGQRAARRLREANLLACGIGLPTEEVEGDANGLRVGTPEIVRLGMTEADMPDLASFIARGLDENVDPGTVAPEVTEWRSRFSGVRFTVDNPA from the coding sequence ATGCCCCGTGCCCTCGCCCACCGCCCCTGGGTGCCCGCCGCCACCGAGGATCGCGTCCGGTCCGTCCTGAAGGCCGTGACGGACCAGAGCGCCTCCTCGGTCCAGAGCGAGATCGAACGGCTGGTGGCCGACAACCACCGCATCCACGACATCGAGTCGGTCAACCTCAACCCGGCCACGAACATCATGAACCCGAGGGCCGAGGCCCTGCTCTCGGCCAACCTCGGGTCGCGGCCGTCGCTGGGCTACCCGGGCGAGAAGTACGAGATGGGCTTGGAGGCGATCGAGCAGATCGAGATCGTCGCCGCCGAGCTGGCCGCGGAGGTCTTCGGCGCGGGCTACGCCGAGGTACGCGTCGGCTCCGGGGCGCTCGCGAACCTCTACACGTTCATGGCCACCTGCGAGCCCGGTGACACGATCATCGCCCCTCCGGCGAGCATCGGCGGCCACGTCACCCACCACCAGCCGGGCGCGGCCGGCCTGTACGGGCTGAAGACCGTTCCCGCCCCCGTCACCTCCGACGGCTACACGGTGGACGTCGACGCCCTGCGCGAGCTCGCCGGGCGGGTACGGCCGAAGCTGATCACTATCGGCGGCAGCCTCAACCTGTTCCACCACCCCGTGGCGCGCATCCGCGAGATCGCCGACTCGGTCGGCGCCCGGGTGCTCTTCGACGCCGCCCACCTGTGCGGCATGATCGCCGGGAGGGCCTGGCCGCAGCCGCTCGACGAGGGCGCCCACCTGATCACCATGAGCACGTACAAGAGCCTGGGCGGTCCCGCGGGCGGGCTCATCGTGACCGATGACGCCGAGCTGGCCCAGCGGCTCGACGCGATCGCCTATCCGGGGCTGACCGCGAACTTCGACGCCGGCAAGACCGCGGCGCTCGCCATGACGATGCTCGACTGGAAGGCCGCGGGACCCGCTTACGCGCGGGCGATGGTCGCGACCGCGCGGCGGCTGGCGGACGAGCTGCTCGCCCTCGGAGTCCCGGTCTTCGCCGCCGACCGCGGATGTACCCGCTCCCACCAGTTCGCCGTCCTGGCCCACCGCTACGGCGGCGGCCAGCGGGCCGCCCGGCGGCTGCGCGAGGCCAACCTTCTCGCCTGCGGCATCGGCCTGCCGACGGAGGAGGTCGAGGGGGACGCGAACGGCCTGCGCGTCGGTACGCCGGAGATCGTCAGGCTCGGGATGACCGAGGCGGACATGCCCGACCTGGCCTCGTTCATCGCCCGGGGCCTGGACGAGAACGTCGACCCGGGCACCGTGGCGCCGGAGGTCACCGAGTGGCGGAGCCGCTTCTCCGGGGTGCGCTTCACGGTGGACAACCCCGCCTGA
- a CDS encoding DUF3140 domain-containing protein, producing MADESDLILDLVWQEFHEVVNMTSEELRAFLLASAAASEDGADAVSPEAAMPPLGRQVLQVLGKRKADLTADDVETMRQAVDRVEDTLAEGMVDEDDDDRRRALLEVGHNPLRQSRLRG from the coding sequence GTGGCCGACGAATCGGATCTGATCCTCGACCTGGTGTGGCAGGAGTTCCACGAGGTCGTGAACATGACATCGGAGGAGCTGAGGGCCTTCCTGCTGGCATCTGCCGCGGCGTCGGAGGACGGGGCCGACGCCGTGAGCCCCGAGGCGGCCATGCCGCCGCTCGGGCGCCAGGTGCTCCAGGTTCTCGGCAAGCGGAAGGCCGACCTGACCGCCGACGACGTCGAGACGATGCGGCAGGCCGTCGACCGCGTCGAGGACACGCTGGCCGAGGGGATGGTCGACGAGGACGACGACGACCGGCGGCGGGCACTGCTGGAGGTCGGGCACAACCCGCTCCGGCAGTCGCGGCTGAGGGGCTGA
- a CDS encoding NAD-dependent epimerase/dehydratase family protein, with amino-acid sequence MRILIIGGTRFVGRHITEAAIAAGHEVSLLHRGRTGPGLFPEAEHLTADRDGDLSVLRDRRWDATIDVSAYLPSQVTSLSGALSTGQYTFVSSTAVYRAPETRGFTEDSPLAEIDGPVPETVTGETYGALKVLCERAAAEAFGFPTLVVRPTYVIGPHDYTGRFTYWVNRIARGGEVLAPGDPGDPIQVIDARDMAAWIVSMVEETHPGTFHAVSPPPPFSFGDMLEAIAAEVGPPGTTLTWVGQDFLLAEGETGRSLPLWSEGDPWMSVNTADPAAARAAGLEPRPLGQSIREIREAESSFSTDATLTPARETELLSRWSERGA; translated from the coding sequence ATGCGAATCCTGATCATCGGCGGCACCCGGTTCGTCGGCCGGCACATCACCGAGGCCGCGATCGCGGCCGGGCACGAGGTGTCCCTGCTGCACCGCGGCCGGACGGGCCCCGGACTGTTCCCCGAGGCCGAGCACCTGACAGCCGACCGCGACGGCGATCTGTCCGTCCTGCGCGACCGGCGGTGGGACGCGACGATCGACGTCAGCGCCTACCTCCCCTCACAGGTGACCTCGCTCTCCGGCGCGCTCTCCACCGGCCAGTACACCTTCGTCTCCAGCACCGCCGTCTACCGGGCGCCCGAGACCCGGGGCTTCACCGAGGACTCACCGCTGGCGGAGATCGACGGGCCGGTCCCCGAGACGGTGACGGGCGAGACGTACGGGGCGCTGAAGGTGCTGTGCGAGCGGGCCGCGGCGGAGGCGTTCGGGTTCCCGACGCTGGTCGTGCGGCCCACGTACGTCATCGGCCCGCACGACTACACCGGCCGCTTCACCTACTGGGTCAACCGGATCGCGCGGGGCGGCGAGGTCCTCGCGCCCGGCGACCCCGGCGATCCCATCCAGGTCATCGACGCCCGCGACATGGCCGCCTGGATCGTCTCCATGGTCGAGGAAACGCACCCGGGCACCTTCCACGCGGTCAGCCCTCCCCCGCCGTTCTCCTTCGGCGACATGTTGGAGGCGATCGCCGCCGAGGTCGGGCCGCCGGGAACCACCCTGACCTGGGTCGGGCAGGACTTCCTGCTCGCCGAGGGCGAGACCGGCCGGTCACTGCCCCTGTGGTCCGAGGGCGATCCGTGGATGTCGGTCAACACCGCCGACCCCGCCGCCGCCCGCGCCGCGGGGCTCGAACCGCGCCCCCTGGGGCAGTCGATCCGCGAGATCCGCGAGGCGGAGTCGTCCTTCTCGACGGACGCCACCCTCACCCCCGCCAGGGAGACCGAACTGCTGTCCCGCTGGTCCGAACGCGGCGCCTAG
- a CDS encoding sensor histidine kinase, which translates to MSATTAEVEPFVHPALFYRGARQYLDGTVPFVREGIEAGEPVAVAVPGQNLKLIRAELGAVAAEVRFLDMEEVGRNPGRIIPAVLLAFADLHPGRRVRVVGEPVWPDRSPTEHGACLQHEALINLAFSGRDATILCPYDIDGLGAGIIELAEAAHPVLVDGSGSRVSAGYAPERVIRECGGPLPEPLDVDVLPFGGDDLWRVRAFAVRYAERTGLSGERLEDLRLVASELAANSLEHGGGSGVVRIWTEGRRVVFDVSDSGHITDPLAGRRPADSRQRGSRGLLVTNLLGDLVRVHTGEGGTTVRVYFDVP; encoded by the coding sequence GTGAGTGCGACGACCGCCGAGGTGGAGCCGTTCGTCCATCCGGCACTGTTCTACCGCGGTGCCCGGCAGTATCTGGACGGCACCGTGCCCTTCGTCCGCGAGGGCATCGAGGCCGGAGAGCCGGTCGCGGTCGCCGTGCCGGGGCAGAACCTGAAGCTGATCCGGGCGGAGCTGGGCGCGGTGGCCGCCGAGGTGCGCTTCCTCGACATGGAGGAGGTCGGCCGCAACCCCGGGCGCATCATCCCCGCCGTCCTGTTGGCCTTCGCCGATCTCCACCCGGGGCGCAGGGTCCGCGTCGTCGGCGAGCCGGTCTGGCCGGACCGGTCGCCGACGGAGCACGGCGCGTGCCTGCAGCACGAGGCGCTGATCAATCTCGCCTTCTCGGGGCGAGACGCCACCATCCTGTGCCCGTACGACATCGACGGGCTGGGCGCCGGGATCATCGAGCTCGCCGAGGCGGCCCATCCCGTCCTCGTGGACGGCTCGGGGTCGCGTGTCAGCGCCGGTTACGCGCCGGAACGCGTCATCCGCGAGTGCGGCGGGCCGTTGCCCGAGCCGCTGGACGTCGACGTCCTCCCCTTCGGCGGCGACGACCTGTGGCGGGTGCGCGCCTTCGCCGTCCGGTACGCCGAGCGGACGGGCCTGTCGGGGGAACGCCTGGAGGACCTGCGGCTGGTCGCCAGCGAGCTGGCCGCCAACAGCCTCGAACACGGAGGTGGCTCCGGGGTCGTACGGATCTGGACAGAGGGCCGCCGGGTCGTCTTCGACGTCAGCGACTCCGGCCACATCACCGATCCCCTCGCGGGACGCCGCCCGGCCGACTCCCGGCAGCGGGGTTCGCGGGGACTGCTCGTGACCAACCTCCTCGGCGACCTGGTCCGCGTCCACACCGGGGAGGGCGGGACCACCGTCCGCGTGTACTTCGACGTCCCCTAG
- a CDS encoding MarR family winged helix-turn-helix transcriptional regulator has protein sequence MAADPPGFELPLRLFLGFRVLIDELHAELARQGHPDMRPMHGFVLQAIGSEGTTAVELGRRLGVSKQAAGKTVDTLEHLGYVERGSDPGDARRKIVRLTERGVDSLVRSARIFEDLRAGWARTLGEDRLRALESDLRAVTPEDVFRLDVPGWFGGH, from the coding sequence GTGGCGGCCGACCCTCCGGGCTTCGAGCTCCCGCTCCGGCTCTTCCTCGGCTTCCGGGTGCTCATCGACGAGCTCCACGCGGAGCTCGCCCGCCAGGGGCACCCGGACATGCGGCCGATGCACGGCTTCGTCCTTCAGGCGATCGGTTCCGAGGGCACCACGGCCGTGGAACTCGGCCGGCGGCTGGGCGTCTCCAAGCAGGCGGCGGGCAAGACGGTCGACACCCTGGAGCACCTGGGCTACGTCGAGCGCGGCTCCGATCCCGGCGACGCCCGCCGCAAGATCGTGCGGCTCACCGAGCGGGGCGTCGACAGCCTCGTCCGGTCGGCGCGCATCTTCGAGGACCTGCGCGCGGGCTGGGCGAGGACCCTCGGCGAGGACCGCCTGCGCGCCCTGGAGTCCGACCTGCGCGCCGTGACCCCGGAGGACGTCTTCCGCCTCGACGTCCCCGGCTGGTTCGGCGGCCACTGA